AAATCATCCTGGCCGTCATTGTCACCGCCTGTGACGAGCTCTACAAGAAAGTGGCCTTGTGGCTCAATGACATGGGTGCGCTGGGGACcctggggtggccctggggtggccctggggtggccctgggaccccccgagcccccctgacccccccccgTGCCCTGCAGAGAATTACCGGCTGCAGAGCGCCTACGAGAAACACCTGATCATCAAAATCGTCCtggtgaggggacacggggacactggggggacactggggacacaggggatgagggggggcactggggggactggggacactggggacttGGGGGGGACTGGAGAGGTCCTGGCAGCTCTtgctggggggacacaggggacacaggggacacgggggacacaggggacacaggggacacgggggacacgggggacacaggggacacaggggacacgggggacacaggggacacaggggacacgggggacacaggggacacgggggacacaggggacacagggcacTGGGGGGGACTGGAGGGGTCCCAGTGGCTCAGAGGGGACcagagagctccaggagggacagaggggacccGAGgggtcctggcagctgcagaggtGACAGGTGGGGCTGGAGATGTCAcggaggggacacggaggggaccCGGAGGGAAGCAGAAGGTTTCTGGCGGCGCTGAGGGGACACCGAGGTGACCGAGGTGccaccccgctgtccccgccaGTTCCAGTTCGTCAATTCCTACCTGAGCCTTTTCTACATCGGATTCTACCTCAAGGACATGGAGCGCCTCAAGGAGGTGAGGGGACCCTGCCGGGGGGGGGCCcggtgtccccagagtgtccccagagtgtccccagcacccctcCACCCCTCTCCACCAGCAGCGCATCCCCCGCgtgtccccgcgtgtccccgGCGCGGCGGCTCACGGCGcgtctctgtgtccctgtgtggtGTGGCCGTGTTGTCCCTTGTGTCCCTCGTGTCCCTTCCGCAGCTCCTgctcatcctgtccctgtcGCAGAGCCTCGCGCGGCAGCTCCGGgaggctctgctcccctccatcctcctccacctccacctgTCCCTCATCTTCCTCAGGCGCCTCCTGCGCTTTTGCTGGACCCTGGGAGTATCCAAAGTAGGAGCgcggggacagccaggggacagccaggggacagccaggggacagccaggggacacgggagggacgcaggtgtccccagcccccccaggtgtccccacacCCCCATCGGGGTGTCAGCgatgggcgggggggggggtgacagcagaggggacactgtgggggtgacagggaggggtggggacgccacaggaggggcagggacacctcggggacaccacggggacatcagacaggagcagggacaccacggggacactgtggggacattagagaggagcagggacaccacggggacactgtggggacattagagaggagcagggacaccacggggacatcagagaggggcagggacagcacaggaggggtggggacacctcggggacaTCAGAGAGGATCAGGGACACCacggggacactgtggggacatcacagaggagcagggacaccacggggacactgtggggacattagagaggagcagggacaccacaaggggagcagggacagcacaggaggggcagggacagcacaggaggggcagggacagcacaggaggggcaggaacGCCGCGGGGCCAGGCCGTGGGGACACGCGCCATGAGCGGGGGGTGTGACACCCGTGGCCACCGTGTCCCCGCAGATGCTGGCCACGCTGCTGATCACGCGGCAGTTCCTGCAGAACGTGCGGGAGGTGTCGCAGCCCCACCTGTACCGGCGCCTCCGCCGCGGCGACCTCAGCGTGCGCGGCCTGCGGCAGCTCGCCCAGGCGCTGCTCTGCCTGCTCGCCCCGCGGCGACCCCCGCGGGCCCCCCCGGAGGGGCCGCGCGGCGAGAAGAAATGTCTGAACGGGGGCTGCGGGGTgcccgaggaggaggaggaggaggaggaagagcggCGCGGCTCGGACTCGGAGGAGGAGAGCGCGCTGGACTGCGGGCTGAAGCTGAAGAAGGTGAGCTTCATCGAGCGTGGCGAGCGGCGGGCGGAGCCCGCTGGCCCCGAAGACGAGCCCTTCCTGGAGGAGGGCAGCCCCACCATGGTGGAGAAGGGCATGGACCCCGCGGCCGTGTTCGAGCTgtgcgaggaggaggaggaggccgAAGCGCAgcccggcagccccggcaggGCGGCGGAGCCGGCGGTGctggcgaggaggaggaggagggaggaggaggagggcgaggaggaagggaggaagcgCAACCGCGCCTCGTGGATTGACCCCCCCGAGGAGGATTACTCCACGCAGCTGACGCAGGCCGAGGTGGAGAGCTGCATGAAGAAGTACGAGGTGGGTGGCTTTTGTCCCCTTTGTCCCCTTGTCCCTGCACCTGCTGGGTTCCCCAGGGGGTTCCTGGGGCTCCTGAGGTGTCCCCGTGGCCATCAGGACCTGAGGTGTCTCCAAGGCTTGTGGGGTTCCCGAGGTGTCACCGTGGCCATCAgatccccagggtgtccccagggcttgTGGGGTTCCCGAGGTGTCCCCGTGGCCATCAGGACCTGAGGTGTCCCATGGGTTCCCTGAGGTGTCCCCGTGTCTGGTGGCCTCCTCGAAGTGTCCCTGGACCTGGTGGCCTTCCCAAAGTGTCCCCGTGGCCATCAGGACCCCCAGGGCTTGTGGGGTCCCTGAGGTGTCCCCGTGGCCATCAgatccccagggtgtccccagggcttgTGGGGTCCCTGAGGTGTCCCCGTGGCCATCaggtccccagggtgtccccagggctccccgcggtgtccccatGTCTGGTGGCCTCCCAGAGCGTCCCTTCCCGGGGTGTCCCACCAGGACCCGTCCCGGGATCCTCCCGACCCGGgccgtgtccccgctgtcccctcaggACACCTTCCAGGACTACCAGGAGATGTTCATCCAGTTTGGCTACGTGGTGCTCTTCTCCTCGNNNNNNNNNNNNNNNNNNNNNNNNNNNNNNNNNNNNNNNNNNNNNNNNNNNNNNNNNNNNNNNNNNNNNNNNNNNNNNNNNNNNNNNNNNNNNNNNNNNNGCCTTCCCGCTGGCGGCCGCCTGCGCCCTGCTCAACAACGTCATCGAGATCCGCAGCGACGCCTTCAAGCTCTGCACGGGGCTGCAGAGACCCTTCGGCCAGCGCGTGCCCAGCATCGGCCACTGGCAGGTGGGGACGGCTCCGGGCacggggggacatggggacatggggacatggggacagcagggacatggggacagcagggacaggggggacatggggacagcagggacatggggacagcagggacacagggacagtggggacgGCTCTGGGCacagggggacagtggggacagtggggacagcagggacaggggggacatggggacagcagggacatggggacagcagggacaggggggacatggggacagcagggacagtggggacatggggacagcagggacatggggacagcagggacagtggggacgGCTCCGGGCacagggggacagtggggacatggggacatggggacagcagggacagtggggacagcagggacacagggacagtggggacgGCTCTGGtcacagggggacaggggggacacggggacagtggggacagcagggacagcagggacagtggggatggCACCGGGCacagggggacagtggggacatggggacagcagggacagcggggacatggggacacaatGGGGACGGCACCAGGCACAGGGGACATGGCAGGgacccagggacagtggggacagcagggacccAGGGACAGTgtggacatggggacagtggggacgGCTCCgggcacagggggacaggggggacacggggacagtggggacaatggggacatggggacagcggggacagtggggacagcagggacacggggacagtggggatggCACcgggcacaggggacacaccggggacacggggacacggcagggacagtggggacagcaggaacacagggacagcagggacacggggacagtggggacagtggggacgGCTCCAGGCACAGGGGACACggcagggacagcggggacagtggggacatggggacatggggacagcagggacagtggggacacagtggggacacagggacagcagagacacagcagggacacggggacagcggggacagtggggacattggggacatggggacagcagggacacagcagggacagtgcgGACAgcgggacatggggacagctggcacacattaaaaatataattattgaacattaatatttaatatattttaaaatataattatttaatataattattaattataacTCTGTGTtatcaattattttattattatatattattaattacattttattttattaatattattagaTATTATCACCATTAAAGAATATTATTAACTATTACTATTAAATATTACTGATACttaaattttattctaattCTTATTGCTCTATTAATTactatttctatttaaatatttaaccgacatatttatatttaaattttaatctctattcaaatttcttttaattactacaaaaaaacttttttctttacgcccttttaaaactttaaacctgctttacctttctcctaatcccacctcacaaaaaaaaaaaaaaaaaaaaaaaaaaaaaaaaaaaaaaagacgttTCAATAAACGCACAAATAACGCCCCAATTAACGCATTCATTAACCGCAGAAGGTGATGGAGGCCATGGGCGTGCTGGCCATCGTGGTGAACTGCTACCTGCTGGCGCAGTGCGGGCAGCTGCGCCGCCTCTGCCCCTGGCTCAGCCCCGAGGGCGCCATCGTCTCCGTCGTGGTGCTGGAGGtagcggggccggggggctggGGTCAGCCCGGGCCCCCCCGGGTCAGCCCGGGTCAGCCCGGGGGTCTGGGGTCCCCCATTGGGTCGGTGGGATTGGGGTCACCACAGGGTCTGGGGTCGGTGGGATTGGGGTCACCCCGGGTCAGCCTGGGTCAGCCCGGGGGTCTGGGGTCTGGGGTCTCCAGCTGGGTCAGTGGGATTGGGGTCACCCTGGAGTCACCCCGGGGGTCTGGGGTCCCCAGTTGGGTCAGTGGAGTTGGGGTCATCCCGGGGTCTGGGGTCGGTGGGATTGGGGTCACCCCGGGTCAGCCCGGGTCAGCCTGGGGGTCTGGGGTCTCCAGTTGGGTCAGTGGGATTGGGGTCAGCCTGGAGTCACCCCAGGGTCTGGGGTCTCCAGTTGGGTCAGTGGAGTTGGGGTCACCACAGGGTCTGGGGTCCCCAGTTGGGTCAGTGGGATTGGGGTCAGCCCGGGTCAGCCCGGGGGTCTGGGGTCTCCAGTTGGGTCAGTGGAGTTGGGGTCACCACAGGGTCTGGGGTTGGTGGGATTGGGGTCAGCACAGGGTCACCCCAGGGGTCTGGGGTCCCCAGTTGGGTCAGCAGGATTGGGGTCACCCCGGGGGTCTGGGGTGGCAGGATTGGGGTCAGCCCGGGTCACCCTGGGGGTCTGGGGTCCCCAATTGGGTCGGCGGGATTGGGGTCACCCTGGGGTCTGGGGTCTCCAGTTGGGTCAGCGGAGTTGGGGTCACCCCCGGGGTCTGGGGTCCCCAGTTGGGTCGGAaaggatgggattttgggaatgccGGGGATGCCGaggtgtgtcccctgtgtgtcccctgcgtgtccccCGTGTGTCCCCAGCACTTCGCCCTGCTCCTCAAGTACGTCATCCAGGTGGCCATTCCCGACATCCCCGCCTGGGTGGCCGAGGAGATGGCCAAGCTGGAATACCAGCGCCGCGAGGCCTTCAAGGTGGGTCCCGCCGGGATGGCGTCCCCAAgggtccccaaggtgtccccaagggtccCCAAgggtccccaaggtgtccccaagggtccCCAAgggtccccaaggtgtccccaaggcATCCCCAAGggtccccaaagtgtccccaaggtgtccccaagggtccCCAAgggtccccaaggtgtccccaggaTCACTGTGCTCCCCGAGGTGTCCCCACGGCCAGTGGCCctcctggggtgtccccatgCCCCGTGTCCCCTCGATGtgccccaggggtgtccccgtGCCCAGCGTCCCCTGGATGTGTCCCCTGGCCGTGCCCCACGCCCGGTGTCCCCTTGATGtatcccctcaatgtcccctgGCCATGATCCACGCCTGCCTCTGTCCCCTCGATGtcccctggctgtgtccccttgatgtccccaggctgtgccccacGCCTGGTGTCCTCTCCATgtccctggctctgtcccctcgATGTCCCCTGCCTGCGCCTCAtgcccagtgtcccctgtcTCTATCCCCTCAATATCCCCCGGCTGTGTCCCCTCgatgtcccctggctgtcccctggtgtcctctccatgtccctgtcgctgtcccctccatgtcccctggctgtgccccacgcccggtgtcccctcggtgtcccctgCCTCTGTGCCCTGTGACCCCTCGGTGTCCCCGGGCCGCGCCCCACGCCcggtgtcccctcggtgtcccctgCCTCTGTGCCCTGTCTGTGACCCCTCGgtgtcccctggctgtgccccacGCCCGGTGTCCCCTCGATGTCCCCGTCGCTGTCCCCAGAAGCACGAGCGGCAGGCCCAGCAccacttccagcagcagcagcgccgcaAGCGCGAGGAGGAGGAGCGGCAGCGCCACGCCGAGCTCCAGGCGCGCCGCGAGCGCGACCCCGGCCGCGACGAGGCCACCAAGGCCGAGGCCACCGGGCAGGACCCGGCGCACGACAAGGGCCCGGCCAAAGGGAAAAGCTCCGGCGGCTCCTCCGCGCACGGCCCCGACAAACCCAAGCGGCCCAGCTCGCTGCTGGCCACCAACAACGTGATGAAGCTGAAGCAGATCATCCCCCTGCAGGGCAAGTTCCTGTCCGGGGGCGCCGCCGCGGCCGGCACCGCCGCCGCCAGGTCGCCGCAGTCGCCGACGGGCAGCGAGAACAAACTGCCGGGATTCCTGAGCTTCAAATTCCTCAAATCGCCCGAGACTAAGCGGGACGCGGGCACCGAGAAGGTGCAGTCGCCCACCAAGCCCTTCAACCCCGGCAAGCTCTTCAATTTCGGCAAGTCCGAAGGGCTCGGGGCCAacgggggcgcggccggcgcgtccccgcagccccgggcgggGCCCTCGGCGGACGCGGGGCCCGGGAAGTCGCATCTCAACGAGGAAGGGGCGCGGGAGGAAGCGGAGAACCGGGCGGAGGAGGAGGGCGGCGGTGCCCGGCTCTGACCGGGGGCTCCGGGGGTTCCGGGGGGTCGGGAGGAGCCGGGCGGGGGAGGAGAGCGGCGGTGCCCGGCTCTGAGCGGGGCTCCGGGAGCTCCGGGGGCACGGGGAGCCGGAGAAccgagaggaggaggaggaagagagcgGCGGTGCCCGGCTCTGACCGGGGCTCCGGGGGCACGGGGAGCCGG
This sequence is a window from Vidua macroura isolate BioBank_ID:100142 chromosome 26, ASM2450914v1, whole genome shotgun sequence. Protein-coding genes within it:
- the ANO8 gene encoding anoctamin-8 codes for the protein MPEPPAAAQDGERPRRAPAAEERAEPAAPTGVLDKLFGKRLLQAGRYIMSHKAWMKTVPTENCDVLMTFPDSTDDHTLLWLLNHIRLGIPELIVQVRHHRHTRVYAFFVTATYESLLRGADEMGLRKPVKAEFGGGMRGFSCEEDYIYENIENELGFFSSQERQSIIRYWLENLRAKQGESLHNIHFLEGQPIIPELAARGVIQQLFPLHEQRILKRLMKSWVQAVCEAQPLDDICDYFGVKIAMYFAWLGFYTSAMVYPAVFGSILYTFTDSDQTSQDISCVVFAIFNVVWATLFLEEWKRRGAEFAYKWGTLDTPAESLEEPRPQFRGVKRISPVTSAEEFYYPPWKRLLFQSLVSLPVCLACLTLVFLLMLGCFQLQEFVLSVQELPRVLRFLPKIILAVIVTACDELYKKVALWLNDMENYRLQSAYEKHLIIKIVLFQFVNSYLSLFYIGFYLKDMERLKEMLATLLITRQFLQNVREVSQPHLYRRLRRGDLSVRGLRQLAQALLCLLAPRRPPRAPPEGPRGEKKCLNGGCGVPEEEEEEEEERRGSDSEEESALDCGLKLKKVSFIERGERRAEPAGPEDEPFLEEGSPTMVEKGMDPAAVFELCEEEEEAEAQPGSPGRAAEPAVLARRRRREEEEGEEEGRKRNRASWIDPPEEDYSTQLTQAEVESCMKKYEDTFQDYQEMFIQFGYVVLFSSAFPLAAACALLNNVIEIRSDAFKLCTGLQRPFGQRVPSIGHWQKVMEAMGVLAIVVNCYLLAQCGQLRRLCPWLSPEGAIVSVVVLEHFALLLKYVIQVAIPDIPAWVAEEMAKLEYQRREAFKKHERQAQHHFQQQQRRKREEEERQRHAELQARRERDPGRDEATKAEATGQDPAHDKGPAKGKSSGGSSAHGPDKPKRPSSLLATNNVMKLKQIIPLQGKFLSGGAAAAGTAAARSPQSPTGSENKLPGFLSFKFLKSPETKRDAGTEKVQSPTKPFNPGKLFNFGKSEGLGANGGAAGASPQPRAGPSADAGPGKSHLNEEGAREEAENRAEEEGGGARL